One Streptomyces sp. P9-A2 DNA window includes the following coding sequences:
- a CDS encoding MFS transporter, producing MTIDVLRRPGSAERQARAAVAVLFFTNGALFANLLPRYPQIKADLGIGNAAYGLAVAAFPAGAVVAGLGAGVLVRRLGSARAAVASTLLTAAGILVAGLAQSVVLFAMALFLAGAMDAFTDVAQNAHGLRVQRRYGRSIINSFHAIWSIGAVTGGAMAAGAIALDLPLGVHLLISGVLFGITACVALRFCLPGPDTEPAEETEAKEESREKGSGGGGRSVVTSRTRYVLAALVLIATAGTLVEDAGNSWAALYLSDSLNASAALAASGFIALVGAQFVGRILGDRLVDRFGQRAVARAGGLIAAVGMGLALAVPTVPGTILGFAAAGFGVATLVPAAMHEADELPGLKPGSGLTIVSWLMRLGFLLSPPIVGLVADEAGLRLGLLVVPLAGVIVVVLAGVLGARKRQPASDEG from the coding sequence ATGACCATTGACGTACTGCGGCGGCCGGGCTCGGCCGAGCGGCAGGCTCGCGCAGCCGTTGCCGTGCTCTTCTTCACCAACGGCGCCCTGTTCGCCAACCTGCTGCCGCGCTATCCGCAGATCAAGGCGGATCTCGGCATCGGCAACGCCGCCTACGGACTGGCCGTCGCGGCGTTCCCGGCGGGGGCCGTCGTGGCCGGGCTGGGGGCGGGAGTCCTCGTCCGCCGACTGGGCTCGGCGCGGGCGGCGGTGGCGAGCACCCTGCTGACCGCGGCCGGGATTCTCGTCGCCGGTCTGGCGCAGTCGGTGGTGCTGTTCGCGATGGCACTGTTCCTGGCCGGCGCCATGGACGCGTTCACCGACGTCGCGCAGAACGCCCACGGGCTGCGGGTGCAGCGCCGCTACGGACGCTCCATCATCAACTCCTTCCACGCCATCTGGTCCATCGGCGCCGTCACCGGCGGAGCCATGGCCGCCGGGGCGATCGCGCTCGACCTCCCGCTCGGCGTGCACCTGCTGATCTCGGGCGTGCTCTTCGGGATCACCGCCTGTGTCGCCCTGCGGTTCTGCCTGCCGGGACCCGACACCGAGCCGGCCGAGGAAACGGAGGCGAAGGAGGAGTCGAGGGAGAAGGGGAGCGGCGGAGGCGGGCGTTCGGTCGTGACCTCGCGGACGCGGTACGTGCTGGCCGCGCTCGTCCTCATCGCCACCGCCGGGACGCTCGTCGAGGACGCGGGCAACTCCTGGGCCGCGCTCTACCTCTCCGACTCACTGAACGCGTCGGCGGCACTGGCGGCCTCCGGCTTCATCGCCCTGGTCGGGGCCCAGTTCGTCGGCCGGATCCTCGGCGACCGGCTCGTCGACCGGTTCGGTCAGCGCGCGGTGGCCCGAGCCGGCGGCCTCATCGCCGCGGTCGGCATGGGGCTGGCGCTGGCCGTGCCCACGGTGCCCGGCACGATCCTCGGCTTCGCCGCGGCCGGGTTCGGTGTGGCGACCCTGGTGCCGGCGGCGATGCACGAGGCCGACGAACTGCCCGGCCTCAAGCCCGGCTCGGGGCTGACGATCGTCTCCTGGCTGATGCGGCTCGGCTTCCTGCTCTCCCCGCCGATCGTCGGCCTCGTCGCCGACGAGGCCGGCCTGCGCCTCGGCCTGCTGGTGGTGCCCCTCGCAGGCGTGATCGTGGTCGTGCTCGCCGGGGTGCTGGGGGCCCGGAAGCGGCAACCGGCAAGCGACGAGGGGTAG
- a CDS encoding sugar O-acetyltransferase, translating into MPTDHFAQDPRTNLERMRAGDLYIADDPEIARRQQEAVRLAARFQAAFVEDAAAAQSILAELLGAVGEEAHVRPPLHVDYGSNITIGARTFVNYNLTALDVAAIVIGEDCQIGPNVQLLTPTHPVEPQPRRDKLEAAQPITIGDNVWIGGGAIVLPGVTIGDNSVIGAGAVVTKDVPANVIAVGNPARPVRGI; encoded by the coding sequence ATGCCGACGGACCACTTCGCGCAGGACCCCCGTACCAACCTGGAACGGATGCGGGCGGGCGACCTCTACATCGCCGACGATCCCGAGATCGCCCGCCGGCAGCAGGAGGCCGTACGCCTGGCCGCCCGCTTCCAGGCCGCCTTCGTCGAGGACGCCGCCGCGGCGCAGTCGATCCTCGCCGAACTGCTCGGCGCCGTGGGCGAGGAGGCGCATGTGCGCCCGCCCCTGCACGTCGACTACGGCAGCAACATCACCATCGGGGCACGCACCTTCGTCAACTACAACCTGACCGCGCTGGACGTCGCGGCCATCGTCATCGGCGAGGACTGCCAGATCGGCCCGAACGTCCAGCTCCTCACCCCCACGCACCCCGTGGAACCGCAGCCCCGGCGCGACAAGCTGGAGGCCGCGCAGCCGATCACCATCGGCGACAACGTCTGGATCGGCGGCGGCGCCATCGTCCTGCCCGGAGTCACCATCGGGGACAACTCCGTGATCGGCGCCGGCGCGGTCGTCACCAAGGACGTACCGGCGAACGTGATCGCCGTCGGCAACCCCGCCCGCCCGGTCCGCGGTATCTGA
- a CDS encoding TetR/AcrR family transcriptional regulator, whose translation MATGHTDPQRRERIIAATLDLIAEEGLAAVSHRKIARRAGVPLGSMTYHFSGMDELLREAFGEFTGQAVAVFDAYLAEPADREEAIEAVADLVHTLSEGSRRDLVLTQELYALAARRPAYRELTHEWMRRSRVHLEKYFDPDTARQLDALIEGLTLHRALSREPHDRVLTLAAITRITTATGTHREP comes from the coding sequence GTGGCCACCGGACACACCGACCCGCAACGGCGCGAACGCATCATCGCCGCCACCCTCGACCTCATCGCGGAGGAGGGCCTCGCGGCGGTCTCGCACCGCAAGATCGCCCGGCGCGCCGGGGTGCCGCTGGGGTCCATGACGTACCACTTCAGCGGGATGGACGAACTGCTCAGAGAGGCCTTCGGTGAGTTCACCGGCCAGGCGGTCGCGGTCTTCGACGCGTATCTCGCGGAGCCGGCCGACAGGGAGGAGGCCATCGAGGCCGTGGCCGACCTCGTCCACACCCTGTCCGAGGGCAGCCGGCGCGACCTCGTGCTCACCCAGGAGCTGTACGCTCTCGCCGCACGCCGGCCCGCCTACCGGGAACTCACCCACGAGTGGATGCGCCGCAGCCGGGTCCACCTCGAGAAGTACTTCGACCCGGACACCGCCCGCCAGCTCGACGCCCTCATCGAGGGACTGACCCTCCATCGCGCCCTGTCCCGGGAACCCCATGACCGGGTCCTGACGCTCGCCGCGATCACCCGCATCACCACGGCGACCGGCACTCACCGGGAGCCCTGA
- a CDS encoding MFS transporter encodes MSRTPAPRTPAPRALGAFRRDQLAIAALFCFLGFQYATWVSRLPALKDRFGLDETRLGLLLMVCGVGAAVSFPLVARLMRQLGSRRLALWSALALAAVLPALSAAGSYPLALVVVFVDGVAVGCLNVAMNAQGAALEARYGRAAMARLHATFSAGSLAAALLASGMNVVTHTVSAHFAVAAALLLLLLTAARPRLTADEHTAEPERDEPERDVAEEDAAKGTAKTVRRFAGASGAALWLGCAMVFGTVTEGAMNDWSALYLTAETGASGQLAPLGIAVVSVMMVLARLLGDGWRSRLGDARVVHVGSVVAGTGLALALAAGGTWPALIGFACVGLGMATVTPCLYVAAAAEGPRALALVAAMGTTGLLAGPALIGFVAGRTDLTVGMAVVAASALLVSVSARRVTWRKQAVAAPAGGGAGPDVDGVA; translated from the coding sequence ATGTCCCGCACCCCCGCACCCCGTACCCCCGCACCCCGCGCGCTCGGCGCCTTCCGGCGCGACCAGCTGGCCATCGCCGCGCTGTTCTGCTTCCTCGGCTTCCAGTACGCCACCTGGGTCTCCCGGCTGCCCGCTCTCAAGGACCGGTTCGGCCTCGACGAAACACGGCTGGGTCTGCTGCTGATGGTCTGCGGGGTCGGCGCCGCGGTGTCCTTCCCGCTGGTCGCCCGGCTGATGCGGCAGCTCGGTTCGCGGCGTCTCGCGCTCTGGTCGGCACTGGCTCTGGCGGCGGTGCTGCCGGCGCTGTCCGCGGCCGGCTCCTACCCCCTCGCCCTGGTGGTGGTCTTCGTCGACGGGGTGGCCGTCGGCTGTCTGAACGTCGCCATGAACGCGCAGGGCGCGGCGCTCGAGGCCCGGTACGGGCGGGCCGCGATGGCGCGGCTGCACGCCACGTTCAGCGCGGGCTCGCTCGCGGCCGCGCTCCTCGCGTCGGGGATGAACGTCGTGACGCACACCGTGTCCGCGCACTTCGCCGTCGCCGCGGCCCTGCTCCTGCTGCTGCTCACCGCCGCGCGCCCGCGTCTGACCGCCGACGAGCACACTGCGGAGCCCGAGCGGGACGAGCCCGAGCGGGATGTCGCGGAGGAGGATGCCGCGAAGGGCACCGCCAAGACCGTCCGGCGCTTCGCCGGTGCCTCCGGGGCGGCACTCTGGCTGGGTTGCGCGATGGTGTTCGGCACGGTCACCGAGGGCGCGATGAACGACTGGTCGGCGCTCTACCTCACGGCGGAGACCGGCGCGTCGGGGCAGCTCGCGCCGCTGGGCATCGCCGTGGTGTCGGTGATGATGGTGCTGGCCCGCCTCCTCGGCGACGGCTGGCGGAGCCGCCTGGGCGACGCACGGGTCGTCCACGTCGGCAGTGTGGTGGCCGGCACCGGTCTCGCGCTCGCCCTGGCGGCCGGCGGGACCTGGCCCGCGCTGATCGGCTTCGCCTGTGTGGGCCTGGGCATGGCGACCGTGACGCCCTGCCTCTACGTCGCGGCCGCCGCGGAGGGTCCGCGGGCCCTGGCCCTGGTCGCCGCCATGGGCACCACCGGCCTGCTGGCCGGCCCGGCGCTGATCGGCTTCGTGGCGGGCCGAACGGACCTGACGGTCGGCATGGCGGTGGTCGCCGCCTCGGCCCTGCTGGTGTCCGTCTCCGCGCGGCGCGTCACCTGGCGGAAGCAGGCTGTGGCCGCCCCGGCCGGTGGGGGCGCGGGACCGGACGTGGACGGGGTCGCCTGA
- a CDS encoding GNAT family N-acetyltransferase: protein MGGSDGDGDGRGGGGGGRGGSPVRSGRDRVPVRDQVLVRDQVLGGLRIRLLAEDDWPRVAALEAEVYAPAGLSEGREALESRGRASPATCFVLETGDRIAGYVLALPYPPSRYPDLERPEERSFASSHLHLHDLVVADDLRGRGLGGRLVRHLTATARQVYEEVSLVAVGGTESFWARHGFRPDRRVELPASYGENAVYMSGPVPGCRSDGPETEG from the coding sequence GTGGGCGGGAGCGACGGCGACGGCGACGGCAGGGGCGGTGGCGGTGGCGGCAGGGGTGGTTCCCCGGTCCGCTCCGGGCGGGATCGGGTACCGGTGCGGGATCAGGTGCTGGTGCGGGACCAGGTGCTGGGCGGCCTGCGTATCCGCCTCCTCGCCGAGGACGACTGGCCGCGGGTCGCCGCCCTGGAGGCCGAGGTGTACGCGCCCGCCGGGCTGTCCGAGGGCCGGGAGGCGCTGGAGTCCCGGGGCCGCGCCTCCCCTGCGACCTGCTTCGTCCTGGAGACCGGCGACCGGATCGCCGGCTACGTCCTCGCCCTGCCCTACCCGCCGTCGCGGTATCCGGACCTGGAGCGGCCCGAGGAGCGGTCCTTCGCCTCCTCCCATCTGCACCTGCACGACCTGGTCGTCGCCGACGACCTGCGCGGCCGGGGCCTGGGCGGCAGGCTCGTACGCCATCTCACCGCGACCGCACGACAGGTGTACGAGGAGGTCTCCCTGGTCGCCGTGGGAGGCACCGAGAGTTTCTGGGCCCGGCACGGGTTCCGGCCCGACCGACGGGTCGAACTCCCCGCGAGTTACGGCGAGAACGCGGTCTACATGTCCGGCCCGGTCCCGGGCTGCCGGTCCGACGGCCCCGAAACGGAGGGCTGA
- a CDS encoding DUF6271 family protein, translating into MTGAFDVPRRHRVGLTLPTNRACAATISAVAAEAAYAVREFEVEVHLLILDSSDAPTVSAHDRTVAGLPVVPGVVVHHLDERAQRVFLRDVIDRAALPESEPDHLLGLLLPDGVSYGACTDRAFLVAAALGCRSVHRRDSDSRYQVFEGEPVFPIRHELASLGKRAADASAGVSEVDLDPSLAHRPVAMVGASFIGELSVDIGGIRELDKDAYDTVVGLWAPAEWSEEERAGLAEESFKGAGLLPFRGDHATLTLVDPMRVDMCNIAFHQDVYERLPLPPATDTIGSDYFLVHAVHDATLPGVLHNRDIENFYTGERRTHAGFMAYQRRFVKFLLSMLHFHFVYAGMAEAGPALLDDGQRLDAAPVRALLARSVRLDRAENERRLDVVQRTYRRLGGKYAEFAERVAAEQESLLAEAGRDIEDFVLLIDGWAALMEAARTTGVRSAARPGATVRSRGAVR; encoded by the coding sequence ATGACCGGGGCGTTCGACGTGCCACGCCGGCACAGGGTCGGTCTGACACTCCCGACGAACCGGGCGTGTGCGGCGACCATCTCCGCCGTCGCCGCCGAAGCGGCTTACGCCGTAAGGGAGTTCGAGGTCGAGGTGCATCTGCTGATTCTCGACTCCTCCGACGCGCCGACCGTCTCGGCGCACGACCGCACCGTCGCCGGGCTGCCCGTGGTCCCGGGTGTCGTGGTGCACCACCTCGACGAGCGGGCCCAACGGGTCTTTCTGCGGGACGTGATCGACCGCGCCGCGCTGCCGGAGTCGGAGCCGGACCACCTGCTCGGCCTCCTGCTCCCGGACGGCGTCTCGTACGGTGCCTGCACCGACCGGGCGTTCCTCGTCGCGGCCGCTCTGGGGTGCCGTTCGGTGCACCGCCGGGACTCCGACAGCCGCTACCAGGTGTTCGAGGGCGAGCCCGTCTTCCCGATCCGTCACGAGCTGGCGTCTCTCGGCAAGCGGGCCGCCGACGCCTCCGCCGGGGTGTCGGAAGTGGACCTCGATCCATCGCTCGCCCATCGGCCGGTGGCGATGGTGGGCGCGTCCTTCATCGGGGAACTGTCCGTCGACATCGGCGGCATCCGGGAACTCGACAAGGACGCGTACGACACGGTCGTGGGCCTGTGGGCCCCGGCCGAGTGGTCCGAGGAGGAGCGGGCGGGCCTGGCCGAGGAGTCCTTCAAGGGTGCCGGGCTGCTTCCCTTCCGGGGCGACCACGCGACGCTGACCCTGGTCGACCCCATGCGGGTGGACATGTGCAACATCGCCTTCCACCAGGACGTGTACGAGCGGCTGCCGCTGCCGCCCGCGACCGACACCATCGGCAGCGACTACTTCCTCGTCCACGCCGTGCACGACGCCACCCTGCCCGGTGTCCTGCACAACCGGGACATCGAGAACTTCTACACCGGGGAACGCCGTACGCATGCCGGATTCATGGCGTACCAGCGGCGGTTCGTGAAGTTCCTGCTGTCGATGCTCCACTTCCACTTCGTCTACGCCGGCATGGCCGAGGCCGGTCCCGCGCTCCTCGACGACGGGCAGCGGCTCGACGCGGCGCCGGTCCGTGCCCTGCTGGCACGCAGCGTGCGGCTGGACCGCGCCGAGAACGAGCGCCGACTGGACGTCGTCCAGCGGACCTACCGACGACTGGGCGGAAAATACGCCGAGTTCGCCGAGCGAGTGGCCGCGGAGCAGGAGTCGCTGCTGGCGGAGGCGGGGCGGGACATCGAGGACTTCGTGCTGCTGATCGACGGCTGGGCGGCGCTGATGGAAGCGGCCCGGACGACCGGCGTCCGGAGCGCGGCCCGCCCCGGTGCCACCGTCCGGTCCCGGGGCGCGGTCCGGTGA
- a CDS encoding phytanoyl-CoA dioxygenase family protein, producing the protein MTTQNHPTQDRPTQDRPALHRFLHRAASERPYFSADGETYLAGTQLRHLTKSRPLRVLSEEEFASWQAYGYVVVREAISPDAAKLLLEFAWDFQGLDPQRPETWYEERTFRSDLDRDLYVYGFVEAYHHQLLWDSRQSRRVHDAFADVWDCEELWVTLDRLNLNPPNVGNRSRSFIEPTDEGFDIELHWDVDTTASVPPQRVQGIIALTDTEPDQGGFQCSPGLFHRFEEWKVGRPAGRDPIRPGADRAEFPVIRPQLNAGDLLIFNGMLAHGVAPNTSADGVRAVQYLSMMPALEEHEELRRSRIESWRTLGTPDWNATLLGDATRHESERYGTAELSDLGRKLLGMDSWHEHGGRPGRTR; encoded by the coding sequence ATGACGACGCAGAACCACCCGACGCAGGACCGTCCGACGCAGGACCGTCCTGCGCTCCACCGCTTCTTACACCGCGCCGCCTCCGAACGCCCGTACTTCAGTGCCGACGGCGAGACCTACCTCGCCGGGACCCAGTTGCGGCACCTCACCAAGTCCCGGCCGTTGCGGGTGCTCTCCGAGGAGGAGTTCGCCTCCTGGCAGGCGTACGGCTATGTGGTGGTCCGGGAGGCGATATCCCCGGACGCGGCCAAGCTGCTGCTGGAGTTCGCCTGGGACTTCCAGGGCCTCGACCCGCAGCGCCCCGAGACCTGGTACGAGGAGCGCACCTTCCGCTCGGACCTCGACCGGGACCTGTACGTCTACGGCTTCGTCGAGGCGTACCACCACCAACTGCTCTGGGACAGCAGGCAGTCGCGGCGCGTCCACGACGCCTTCGCCGATGTGTGGGACTGCGAGGAACTCTGGGTCACCCTGGACCGTCTCAACCTCAACCCGCCCAATGTGGGGAACCGTTCCCGGTCGTTCATCGAGCCGACGGACGAGGGCTTCGACATCGAGCTGCACTGGGACGTCGACACCACGGCCAGTGTGCCGCCGCAGCGGGTGCAGGGCATCATCGCGCTCACGGACACGGAGCCGGACCAGGGCGGCTTCCAGTGCTCGCCCGGACTCTTCCACCGCTTCGAGGAGTGGAAGGTGGGCCGGCCCGCCGGCCGCGACCCGATCCGGCCCGGGGCCGACCGGGCCGAGTTCCCGGTGATCCGGCCCCAGCTCAACGCCGGTGACCTGCTGATCTTCAACGGCATGCTGGCGCACGGCGTGGCACCCAACACTTCCGCCGACGGGGTACGGGCGGTGCAGTACCTGTCGATGATGCCGGCGCTGGAGGAGCACGAGGAACTGCGCCGGTCCCGGATCGAGTCCTGGCGCACGCTCGGCACGCCGGACTGGAACGCGACCCTGCTCGGCGACGCGACCCGGCACGAGTCCGAGCGGTACGGCACCGCCGAACTCAGCGACTTGGGGCGGAAGTTGCTGGGAATGGACTCCTGGCACGAGCACGGTGGCCGTCCCGGGCGGACGCGATGA